From Halomicrobium zhouii, a single genomic window includes:
- a CDS encoding arylsulfotransferase family protein: MDRQARGTALLVLGAVLLVGTVAVGAATAPDIGTQRVDSPQTLVGSQGDDSYHAGGSVSLLEGDDRAWTEETADSYFDVTMREDGTVLAGFMHSGYQDGCGPYDAPCTKTGFRIIDPDAAGGPAVVEEYAFPVRTKTNSEIHDVEELDSGEFLLTDMDRERIFTVDGDEVTWQWNASSFYEAPEDPTQRDWLHVNDVDVVNESHYLVSVRNANQVLLIERDEGVVEVINEDDGGSDDTCLGPTRLVDADGDGDVRCGDPSVLYDQHNPQWLDDGAVLVADSENDRVVELHRNESTGEWEPAWTLTEAEGVELNWPRDADRLDNGNTLVTDTRNARLLEVTPNGTVVWSHQTGGIPYEAERLPEGERAGADRYERGTVTDPGGDVPGLSLAMVGLRSVFPGTPYWFAETHLGLVLLGLGLTVAGLVVRRRT, from the coding sequence ATGGACCGCCAAGCGCGCGGCACCGCTCTCCTCGTTCTCGGCGCCGTGTTGCTCGTCGGAACGGTCGCCGTCGGTGCCGCGACCGCGCCGGACATCGGGACGCAACGCGTCGACTCGCCCCAGACGCTGGTCGGATCGCAGGGCGACGACAGCTACCACGCCGGCGGATCCGTCTCCCTCCTCGAAGGGGACGACCGGGCCTGGACCGAAGAGACCGCCGACAGCTACTTCGACGTGACCATGCGCGAGGACGGCACCGTCCTGGCCGGGTTCATGCACTCGGGCTACCAGGACGGCTGTGGCCCCTACGACGCGCCCTGTACCAAGACCGGCTTCCGGATCATCGACCCCGACGCGGCGGGAGGCCCCGCGGTCGTCGAGGAGTACGCCTTCCCCGTGCGCACGAAGACCAACAGCGAGATCCACGACGTCGAGGAACTGGATTCGGGCGAGTTCCTCCTGACCGACATGGACAGAGAGCGGATCTTCACCGTCGACGGCGACGAGGTCACCTGGCAGTGGAACGCGAGTTCGTTCTACGAGGCGCCCGAGGACCCCACGCAACGCGACTGGCTCCACGTCAACGACGTCGACGTCGTTAACGAGAGTCACTACCTCGTCTCGGTCCGCAACGCGAACCAGGTCCTCCTGATCGAGCGCGACGAGGGGGTCGTCGAGGTGATCAACGAGGACGACGGCGGGAGCGACGACACGTGCCTGGGACCGACGAGGCTCGTCGACGCGGACGGCGACGGGGACGTCCGCTGTGGCGACCCGAGCGTCCTCTACGACCAGCACAACCCGCAGTGGCTGGACGACGGCGCGGTCCTCGTCGCCGACAGCGAGAACGACCGCGTCGTCGAACTCCACCGGAACGAGTCGACAGGGGAGTGGGAACCGGCGTGGACGCTCACCGAGGCCGAGGGCGTCGAGCTGAACTGGCCCCGCGACGCCGACCGGCTGGACAACGGGAACACGCTGGTCACCGACACCCGGAACGCTCGCCTCCTCGAAGTGACGCCCAACGGCACCGTCGTCTGGAGCCACCAGACCGGCGGCATCCCGTACGAGGCCGAGCGATTACCCGAAGGTGAACGCGCGGGTGCCGACCGGTACGAACGCGGCACGGTCACCGACCCGGGCGGCGACGTGCCCGGGCTCTCGCTGGCG